A region of the Zerene cesonia ecotype Mississippi unplaced genomic scaffold, Zerene_cesonia_1.1 Zces_u006, whole genome shotgun sequence genome:
aacttcctgACTCACCGTGAGAGCCCTGCAGCTGGCCAAATCCACAACAGTAGCCACGAGGGCGATGAGGAAAGCCGGCGTGAAATCCTTGTATCGCCCGGAGTACATGTCTATGAGCCAGCCGCCGAGCAACGCGGTTATACCGTAACCGGCGGTGCCCCAAGCGCGCTGGGCCCCGTATTGGGAGCCCCGGTTGGGCCCTggaaattatcaaatttcaattcgttcctttaccaaaaaaaaaaaataaaatatatttatatatatatatatatatatctcggttctacgctcacgcgttaaccactgtaccaaggaggcggtctctCGGAGCTAATTACTTACAACACAATAAACGAATTTAACGAAAAATTAGTAAACTTACCCAAAACATCAAAACACACAGCGTCACCGATACAATTAGCAACGTTAAACGCGACCGTCCCCACGCACATCAGAACGACGAATGCCCAAAAAGTGGCcgtcacgtaaaaactaccgCCACCATCCACAACGGTATTATCACCACCGCCTGTCTTATTAACAAGATTTTCAAATTCCGAATTCGTTCCTCGCCTAGTCCTATTTAAATGCACCTCGTAACACAGCAAATTGCAATCGTCAACCGGCACACACGCGACGTCTCCCTCCCGCACGCTATCCGTCTCCATGTGCAAGAGCGAGCAAGACGTTGTCGCGATCGTTCCGTCCACGTACATGGTGCTTATGTACGACGAATTCGACAGGTACACGTCGAATTTATCGCCGGCGGTGCAGTTCCAGTGGCAGTTGTACTTATTCAAACGCTCCTGGTCATCGTAGGGCTTCAGGTAGATGGTGTCATTTAGGCTGTATACAGATTCCAACAGCATGTCGTTCGTTTCATCGGGCATCGGCAGGAACCATAGAGAACAGTAGGATCCCGACATGACGACAATGAGCAGCATGAACACCAGCTTTCTGTGGTTCTGGAAACGTATGGAACACTTTGAAGCTCAAATCAATCGAGAAATTTccatgaatagaaaaattcgATCGTAAGGTGGGATTCAATTGAATTTGGGATAAAACTtgtctatcctactaatattataaatgcgaaagtttgtaaggatgtgtgtgtgtgtgtgtttgttgctctttcacgcaaaaactactgaaccgattgcaatgaaatttgctaagtagacagctggacaactgggataacatataagcaactttttatcccgttattaccacgggatacggacttacgcgggtgaaaccgcaggacGTAGctagttgtttataaatttcccCATTTACAACTAGatgtgttgctctttcacacaaatgCCTCTGTTGGGATTCTGTATGAGATTTGGTAtagagatatattatataactagctgcgccccgcggtttcacccgcgtaagtccgtatcccgtaggaatatcaaattaatcatatcttGTGATAGAgtaaaccgatttcgatgaaacaaaaactaagcTATACCTCAagttacgtataatttttgtatacaaacatTATCTGCATTTAATTCGTAGATTTTACGTGATGTGcgcacaaacaaacagacaaacagacaaaaatttcaaaaatgatggAAATGGGTTCTGTTAGTTATCTTTTCACACACTGgctatacttttttttttcaattttttcaatgtacaaaaatggcttttctacagatttattatatgtatatatatagtctggattaacaCTTTAGCCTGATACCAGGCGAGTGAAGCCGCTGGTTTCAGCTAGTAaagacataattattaaaaaaaactgaaccgCTTGTAAATCGTCAGAACTAGCACAATCTTAAAGATGTTACTcgtcataaaaaaacatcttcATCAGCTGTAGTCTATAAAAAGCATCATCAAAAACGCTTCACACAATAATAAGTTAtagggcaacaaacacaaaaagcacAGTCGAATTGTGAACGTCCTTCTTGGAAAGTCGGTTGAGCTCTGAAGAGAAAGAGTTCTGAAAAGGTCTACCCAGATGAATCCAGGCTTCCAAAGCACTCACCGGCCAATAGTCCACGACGTATCCAAACAGGGGCTTAGCGGCGGCCCACAGCAGGGGCAGTACCGCCGTCACCATGCCCATCACCCCCGGGGACACGCCCAGCTGCCGCCCAAACACGTTCATTTGTGGCAGCAATGGCCCCAACGCTGCAACAGGTCATTGTCAACACCTTGGACTAAATATATGTCACAACACacacggacaagtaggtgatcagccttctgtgtcctgccagaccgagaattttttttttttgtgcgtctccaccgggaattgaacccaggaccccacggttctacgctcacgcgttaaccactgtaccaaggaggcggtctctgtgttgtatatttgttatatattttttaacaaaaaagctAAAGCGCCTTCAAAAAGTCAAAACTCAACCAAATATCACATATAATTAGCGACATGGCCACATGACAGCCaccagatttcaaataaataaagaatcattaaaatcggttcgtCGATTATAAAGCTATGAtgtaacaaacccaaaaaaatacagtctaaTTTATAACCTCTtcctttttgaaatcggttgaaatataaagatacaaTGAGCTCGGGATAGAGTTGGggactataaatttataatatatttaattttttcatacatcTTGATAACAGATGTCTGTCGCATCGTAACTCTCAAACGGATGGACCGTTTTCGTGCCGTGGGTGATGGAGGCTATGTTTGAAAATCGATAAAAGATGGCGGCCGACACGAAGTGgcgcattaaatattttctcacaAGTCCCTCAATAGGTGTATCAAATTAAAGGacagttaaataaaacgaaacgattttaataaaacaattcaaaaacgcttaatttaagaattaattaatttatgtaatactagctgtgacccgcggttgaaaccgcgtaagtccgtatcccgtaggaatatcggtataaaaagtgcctatgtgttatttcagttgtccagctatctacgaagcaaaatagtattattattcaccaatagatgtcaggaaaaaaaacacga
Encoded here:
- the LOC119838978 gene encoding major facilitator superfamily domain-containing protein 6, which produces MKPKVDRGLLPVKIHFFFFFAALGPLLPQMNVFGRQLGVSPGVMGMVTAVLPLLWAAAKPLFGYVVDYWPNHRKLVFMLLIVVMSGSYCSLWFLPMPDETNDMLLESVYSLNDTIYLKPYDDQERLNKYNCHWNCTAGDKFDVYLSNSSYISTMYVDGTIATTSCSLLHMETDSVREGDVACVPVDDCNLLCYEVHLNRTRRGTNSEFENLVNKTGGGDNTVVDGGGSFYVTATFWAFVVLMCVGTVAFNVANCIGDAVCFDVLGPNRGSQYGAQRAWGTAGYGITALLGGWLIDMYSGRYKDFTPAFLIALVATVVDLASCRALTLPSLSSPEDSGKALREVLKIPRVVVFIIFAVVAGTFDSFIIYYMFWFLEDLAERTGSMAQIKLIEGAVVAAQSFVGELLFFFFSGKIIDRWGFGATMTFSLFCYGIRMILISFIQHPWHLVFIEGIMQGPTYALCYSTIVGYAAHVAPEGYSATVQGIVAGMDDGVGFALGSLVGGQLYASAGERGSFRILAGVALLASVLHAVLFKFVTRKGADKRPEVTQEEGEKMLPIQHNNSIYRDTVLPAEKTDR